The Primulina huaijiensis isolate GDHJ02 unplaced genomic scaffold, ASM1229523v2 C13219534, whole genome shotgun sequence genome contains a region encoding:
- the LOC140965466 gene encoding PTI1-like tyrosine-protein kinase 2, which yields MTGQLTQKSDVYSFGVVLLELLTGRKPVDHTMPRGQQSLVTWATPRLSEDKVKQCVDPKLKGEYPPKGVAKLAAVAALCVQYEAEFRPN from the exons ATGACAGGGCAGTTGACTCAAAAGAGCGACGTATATAGTTTTGGTGTTGTTCTGCTAGAGCTTCTGACTGGAAGGAAGCCGGTTGACCACACGATGCCTCGTGGACAGCAGAGTCTTGTTACTTGG GCCACTCCAAGATTGAGCGAAGACAAAGTGAAACAATGTGTTGATCCAAAACTCAAGGGCGAATATCCTCCAAAAGGAGTTGCTAAG CTTGCCGCTGTGGCAGCATTATGTGTGCAGTATGAAGCTGAGTTTCGACCAAAT